A stretch of the Comamonas testosteroni TK102 genome encodes the following:
- a CDS encoding DsrE family protein: protein MKRQLVALSFALCTAIAAAQDVKVVYHVNTGVETAAAILGNITNELNASPTDKIVVVTHGPGIDFLLSNAKDSRGREFSGQVSALAGRGVEFKVCNNTLQTRELEASSLLMEASVVPSGVAEVARLQAREGFVYLKP from the coding sequence ATGAAGCGCCAACTTGTTGCCCTGAGCTTTGCCCTGTGCACGGCGATTGCCGCTGCACAGGATGTGAAAGTGGTCTATCACGTCAACACCGGCGTGGAGACGGCGGCCGCCATACTCGGCAATATCACCAACGAACTCAATGCCTCGCCCACCGACAAGATCGTGGTGGTCACCCACGGGCCCGGCATAGACTTTCTGCTGAGCAACGCCAAGGACAGCAGGGGCCGCGAGTTCAGCGGCCAGGTCAGCGCGCTGGCGGGGCGCGGCGTGGAGTTCAAGGTCTGCAACAACACGCTGCAGACACGCGAGCTCGAAGCCTCCAGCCTGCTCATGGAAGCGTCGGTCGTCCCCTCGGGCGTGGCCGAAGTGGCGCGCCTGCAGGCCAGGGAAGGCTTTGTCTATCTCAAGCCCTGA
- a CDS encoding ArsR/SmtB family transcription factor, producing the protein MESSELEDDSVFESAAELFKAMAAPMRLKIISALCNGEKNVSELLASIDTTQPNMSQHLNTLYQSGILGRRREGVSIYYFIANEKVVHMCRTICVQIAIEQN; encoded by the coding sequence ATGGAATCGTCAGAGCTTGAGGATGACAGCGTGTTCGAGAGTGCGGCCGAGCTGTTCAAGGCCATGGCCGCGCCCATGCGGCTGAAGATCATCAGCGCGTTGTGCAACGGAGAAAAAAACGTCTCCGAGCTGCTGGCTTCCATAGACACCACCCAGCCCAATATGTCGCAGCATCTGAACACGCTGTACCAGTCCGGCATTCTGGGCCGCAGGCGCGAAGGGGTCAGCATCTACTACTTCATCGCCAACGAGAAGGTCGTCCATATGTGCCGCACCATCTGCGTGCAGATTGCCATCGAACAGAACTGA
- the soxC gene encoding sulfite dehydrogenase has translation MQSQLMGKVRKAPENFVRSGDVGTVFAEGRAGRRDFIRGAFAAAAAGAAAVHAQRRQAVSGEGDPNILELPAHSKGLGQPVVTDGYGKPSRYEANVQRRQSPGLTQTKQASVSFAPLQSLFGIVTPSGLHFERHHQGWWDIDPSKHRLMINGLVKHSKVFTMDEIMRLPSVSRFHFIECGANTGMEWGNVAVPTVQYTHGMLSCSEFTGVPLITLLEMAGADLKKGRFILAEGADGSSMTRTIPVELITSGEVLVAYGQNGEMLRPEQGYPLRLVVPGVQGVSWVKYLRRIEVGDMPYAAKDEAIHYVDLMPDGQHRQYSSIQECKSVVTTPSGGQMLLDKGFYNITGLAWSGRGKVRRVDVSVDGGRNWRTARLEGPVMDKCLTRFHLDWVWNGEECIIQSRAMDETGYVQPSNQQLRAARGTRSIYHNNSIQSWVVRANGEVANVQLA, from the coding sequence ATGCAAAGCCAGTTGATGGGCAAGGTGCGCAAGGCACCCGAGAATTTCGTGCGCTCAGGCGATGTCGGCACCGTGTTTGCCGAGGGCAGGGCCGGCCGGCGGGACTTCATCCGCGGGGCTTTCGCGGCCGCAGCGGCCGGCGCTGCAGCTGTCCATGCGCAGCGCCGGCAGGCCGTGAGCGGCGAGGGAGACCCGAATATTCTGGAGCTGCCCGCGCACAGCAAGGGCCTGGGCCAGCCGGTGGTCACCGACGGCTACGGCAAGCCTTCCAGGTACGAGGCCAATGTGCAGCGTCGCCAGAGCCCGGGGCTGACCCAGACCAAGCAGGCTTCGGTATCGTTTGCACCGCTGCAGTCGCTGTTCGGCATCGTCACGCCCAGCGGTCTGCATTTCGAGCGGCACCACCAGGGCTGGTGGGATATCGACCCCTCCAAGCACAGGCTGATGATCAATGGTCTGGTGAAGCACTCCAAGGTCTTCACCATGGACGAGATCATGCGTCTGCCTTCGGTGTCGCGCTTTCATTTCATCGAATGCGGCGCCAATACCGGCATGGAGTGGGGCAATGTGGCCGTGCCCACGGTGCAGTACACGCACGGCATGCTGTCGTGCAGCGAGTTCACAGGCGTGCCCCTGATCACCCTGCTGGAGATGGCCGGCGCCGATCTGAAGAAAGGCCGTTTCATCCTGGCCGAGGGGGCGGACGGCTCGTCGATGACGCGCACCATTCCCGTGGAGCTGATCACTTCCGGCGAGGTGCTGGTCGCCTACGGCCAGAACGGCGAGATGCTGCGGCCCGAGCAGGGCTATCCGCTGCGCCTGGTGGTGCCCGGCGTACAGGGCGTGAGCTGGGTGAAATACCTGCGCCGCATCGAAGTGGGCGACATGCCTTATGCGGCCAAGGACGAGGCCATCCACTATGTGGACCTGATGCCCGATGGGCAGCACCGCCAGTACTCCAGCATTCAGGAGTGCAAGAGCGTGGTCACCACGCCGTCCGGCGGGCAGATGCTGCTGGACAAGGGCTTCTACAACATCACGGGCCTGGCCTGGTCGGGGCGCGGCAAGGTCAGGCGCGTGGATGTGAGCGTGGACGGCGGCCGCAACTGGCGCACGGCCCGGCTCGAAGGGCCGGTGATGGACAAGTGCCTGACGCGCTTTCATCTGGACTGGGTCTGGAATGGCGAGGAATGCATCATCCAGAGCCGCGCCATGGATGAAACCGGCTATGTGCAGCCCAGCAACCAGCAACTGCGTGCCGCACGCGGAACGCGCTCCATCTATCACAACAACTCCATCCAGTCCTGGGTGGTACGAGCCAACGGGGAGGTCGCCAATGTTCAGCTTGCGTAA
- a CDS encoding c-type cytochrome: MKTAFWLGGLTVLLGLAVPALAQADQALAQKNACMACHAAQQKLVGPAFQDVASKYAAQADAQAYLVKSIKAGGSGKWGPVPMPAQPALSDADTQTLAAWILKGAR; this comes from the coding sequence ATGAAGACTGCATTCTGGCTGGGTGGCTTGACGGTGCTTCTGGGGCTGGCTGTTCCTGCGCTGGCGCAGGCGGATCAGGCGCTGGCGCAGAAGAACGCCTGCATGGCCTGCCATGCGGCGCAGCAGAAACTGGTAGGCCCGGCGTTTCAGGACGTGGCCAGCAAATATGCGGCCCAGGCCGATGCACAGGCCTACCTGGTCAAGAGCATCAAGGCCGGCGGCTCCGGCAAATGGGGGCCGGTGCCCATGCCTGCCCAGCCCGCACTCAGCGATGCCGACACCCAGACACTGGCGGCCTGGATTCTCAAGGGTGCCAGATGA
- a CDS encoding MBL fold metallo-hydrolase, which produces MTSWAGAALGSFAGMAIAATIAAPGAAAAHDGHPVAGTPVAGTPVAASAPVMALQQVAPNVFFVQGVSALGSAANRNFISNAGFVITADSVVVIDALGSPALAEELVQKIRTLTPKPISHVLLTHYHADHIYGLQVFEALGAKIVAHAQAREYINSETAHLRLEASRKDLAPWVDRSTRLVPASQWVSGDSSTLRVGGVDLVLQHMGPSHTPEDTAIFLPQSGVLFIGDVVFRNRIPYVGQADSRHWIAALDELLRLPVKVMVPGHGPASEQPRQDMQLTRDYLHYLREAMGKAAANLDPFDEAYQATDWSRFSAYPLFKEANRMNAYNTFLLMEQEKP; this is translated from the coding sequence ATGACAAGCTGGGCAGGAGCTGCGCTGGGGAGCTTTGCAGGAATGGCAATCGCAGCGACCATCGCAGCGCCGGGTGCAGCGGCTGCGCATGATGGGCACCCCGTGGCGGGCACCCCCGTGGCGGGCACTCCCGTGGCGGCCAGCGCACCCGTCATGGCGCTGCAGCAGGTGGCGCCCAATGTGTTTTTCGTGCAGGGTGTATCGGCACTGGGCAGTGCGGCCAATCGCAATTTCATCTCCAACGCGGGCTTTGTCATCACCGCAGACAGCGTGGTCGTGATCGATGCGCTGGGCTCGCCCGCGCTGGCCGAGGAGCTGGTGCAGAAAATCCGCACGCTGACGCCCAAGCCCATCAGCCATGTGCTGCTGACCCACTATCACGCCGACCACATCTATGGCCTGCAGGTGTTCGAGGCACTGGGCGCCAAAATCGTGGCCCATGCCCAGGCGCGTGAATACATCAACTCCGAGACCGCGCATCTGCGGCTTGAGGCTTCGCGCAAGGATCTGGCTCCCTGGGTCGACCGGAGCACGCGCCTGGTGCCGGCGAGTCAATGGGTGTCGGGCGACAGCTCCACGCTCAGGGTCGGGGGCGTGGACCTTGTGCTGCAGCACATGGGGCCCTCGCATACGCCGGAGGATACGGCCATCTTCCTGCCGCAAAGCGGCGTGCTCTTCATCGGCGATGTGGTGTTTCGCAACCGCATTCCCTATGTGGGCCAGGCCGACAGCCGGCACTGGATTGCCGCGCTGGACGAATTGCTCAGGCTGCCCGTCAAGGTCATGGTGCCGGGCCACGGCCCGGCCTCCGAGCAACCACGCCAGGACATGCAGCTGACGCGTGACTATCTGCACTATCTGCGCGAAGCCATGGGCAAGGCCGCCGCCAATCTCGACCCGTTTGACGAGGCCTATCAGGCGACGGACTGGTCCAGGTTTTCGGCCTACCCGCTGTTCAAGGAAGCCAATCGCATGAATGCCTACAACACCTTTTTGCTGATGGAGCAGGAAAAGCCGTGA